The following proteins are co-located in the Pan troglodytes isolate AG18354 chromosome 5, NHGRI_mPanTro3-v2.0_pri, whole genome shotgun sequence genome:
- the H4C4 gene encoding histone H4: MSGRGKGGKGLGKGGAKRHRKVLRDNIQGITKPAIRRLARRGGVKRISGLIYEETRGVLKVFLENVIRDAVTYTEHAKRKTVTAMDVVYALKRQGRTLYGFGG; encoded by the coding sequence ATGTCTGGCCGCGGGAAGGGCGGAAAGGGTCTAGGTAAGGGTGGCGCCAAGCGTCACCGTAAGGTATTGCGTGACAATATTCAAGGAATCACCAAACCCGCTATCCGCCGCCTGGCTCGCCGCGGCGGCGTCAAGCGTATTTCTGGCCTCATTTATGAGGAAACTCGCGGAGTGCTGAAAGTTTTCCTGGAAAATGTAATCCGCGATGCTGTCACCTACACGGAACACGCCAAACGCAAGACAGTCACAGCCATGGACGTGGTGTACGCGCTCAAGCGCCAGGGACGCACTCTTTATGGCTTCGGCGGCTGA
- the H3C4 gene encoding histone H3.1, with protein MARTKQTARKSTGGKAPRKQLATKAARKSAPATGGVKKPHRYRPGTVALREIRRYQKSTELLIRKLPFQRLVREIAQDFKTDLRFQSSAVMALQEACEAYLVGLFEDTNLCAIHAKRVTIMPKDIQLARRIRGERA; from the coding sequence ATGGCTCGTACCAAGCAGACTGCTCGCAAGTCCACGGGTGGGAAAGCGCCACGCAAGCAGCTGGCCACCAAGGCTGCTCGAAAGAGCGCTCCAGCCACCGGCGGCGTGAAGAAGCCCCACCGTTACCGGCCCGGCACCGTGGCTCTGCGCGAGATCCGCCGCTACCAGAAGTCGACCGAGCTGCTGATTCGCAAACTGCCATTCCAGCGTCTGGTCCGTGAGATCGCGCAGGACTTCAAGACTGATCTGCGCTTTCAGAGCTCGGCGGTAATGGCGCTGCAGGAGGCCTGCGAGGCCTACCTGGTGGGGCTGTTTGAGGACACCAACCTATGCGCCATTCACGCCAAGCGAGTGACTATTATGCCCAAGGACATCCAGCTGGCTCGTCGCATTCGTGGGGAGAGGGCGTAA
- the H2AC7 gene encoding histone H2A type 1-D — MSGRGKQGGKARAKAKTRSSRAGLQFPVGRVHRLLRKGNYSERVGAGAPVYLAAVLEYLTAEILELAGNAARDNKKTRIIPRHLQLAIRNDEELNKLLGKVTIAQGGVLPNIQAVLLPKKTESHHKAKGK, encoded by the coding sequence ATGTCCGGACGCGGCAAGCAAGGCGGAAAGGCCCGAGCTAAGGCTAAGACCCGCTCTTCGCGGGCCGGACTCCAGTTCCCTGTGGGCCGCGTGCACCGCTTGCTCCGCAAGGGCAACTACTCCGAGCGAGTCGGGGCCGGCGCGCCAGTGTATCTGGCGGCCGTGTTGGAGTACCTGACCGCCGAGATTCTGGAGCTGGCGGGCAACGCGGCCCGCGACAACAAGAAGACCCGCATCATCCCCCGACACCTGCAGCTAGCCATCCGCAACGACGAGGAGCTAAACAAGTTGCTGGGTAAAGTCACAATTGCTCAGGGCGGTGTTCTGCCCAACATCCAGGCTGTACTGCTCCCCAAGAAGACTGAGAGCCACCACAAGGCCAAGGGCAAGTAA
- the H2BC7 gene encoding histone H2B type 1-C/E/F/G/I: protein MPEPAKSAPAPKKGSKKAVTKAQKKDGKKRKRSRKESYSVYVYKVLKQVHPDTGISSKAMGIMNSFVNDIFERIAGEASRLAHYNKRSTITSREIQTAVRLLLPGELAKHAVSEGTKAVTKYTSSK, encoded by the coding sequence ATGCCTGAACCTGCTAAGTCCGCTCCTGCCCCAAAGAAGGGCTCCAAAAAGGCGGTGACCAAGGCGCAGAAGAAGGATGGTAAGAAGCGCAAGCGTAGCCGCAAGGAGAGCTATTCCGTGTACGTGTACAAGGTGCTAAAGCAGGTCCACCCCGACACCGGCATCTCATCCAAGGCCATGGGCATCATGAACTCCTTCGTCAACGATATCTTCGAGCGCATCGCTGGCGAGGCTTCCCGCCTGGCGCATTACAACAAGCGCTCGACCATCACCTCCAGGGAGATCCAGACGGCCGTGCGCCTGCTGCTGCCCGGGGAGCTGGCTAAGCACGCCGTGTCAGAGGGCACCAAGGCTGTCACCAAGTACACCAGCTCTAAGTAA
- the H4C5 gene encoding histone H4: MSGRGKGGKGLGKGGAKRHRKVLRDNIQGITKPAIRRLARRGGVKRISGLIYEETRGVLKVFLENVIRDAVTYTEHAKRKTVTAMDVVYALKRQGRTLYGFGG, translated from the coding sequence ATGTCTGGTCGCGGCAAAGGCGGAAAGGGACTGGGTAAAGGAGGCGCTAAGCGTCACCGTAAGGTCCTGCGAGATAACATCCAGGGCATTACCAAGCCTGCCATCCGGCGCCTTGCTCGTCGCGGGGGTGTCAAGCGCATTTCTGGTCTCATCTACGAGGAGACTCGCGGGGTTCTGAAGGTGTTTCTGGAAAACGTGATTCGTGACGCTGTGACTTACACGGAGCACGCCAAACGCAAGACAGTGACAGCGATGGATGTGGTCTACGCGCTGAAGAGACAGGGACGCACTCTTTACGGCTTCGGCGGCTAA
- the H2BC8 gene encoding histone H2B type 1-C/E/F/G/I produces the protein MPEPAKSAPAPKKGSKKAVTKAQKKDGKKRKRSRKESYSVYVYKVLKQVHPDTGISSKAMGIMNSFVNDIFERIAGEASRLAHYNKRSTITSREIQTAVRLLLPGELAKHAVSEGTKAVTKYTSSK, from the coding sequence ATGCCTGAGCCAGCTAAGTCAGCTCCTGCTCCGAAGAAGGGTTCCAAGAAGGCTGTGACCAAGGCGCAGAAGAAGGATGGCAAGAAGCGCAAGCGCAGTCGTAAGGAGAGCTACTCCGTGTATGTGTACAAGGTGCTGAAACAGGTTCACCCCGATACTGGCATCTCATCCAAGGCCATGGGTATCATGAACTCCTTCGTTAACGACATCTTCGAGCGCATCGCAGGCGAGGCTTCCCGTCTGGCCCACTACAACAAGCGTTCGACCATTACCTCCAGGGAGATCCAGACCGCCGTGCGTCTGCTGCTTCCCGGAGAGCTGGCCAAGCACGCAGTGTCCGAAGGTACCAAGGCTGTCACCAAGTATACAAGCTCCAAGTAA
- the H2AC8 gene encoding histone H2A type 1-B has protein sequence MSGRGKQGGKARAKAKTRSSRAGLQFPVGRVHRLLRKGNYSERVGAGAPVYLAAVLEYLTAEILELAGNAARDNKKTRIIPRHLQLAIRNDEELNKLLGRVTIAQGGVLPNIQAVLLPKKTESHHKAKGK, from the coding sequence ATGTCTGGACGTGGAAAGCAAGGCGGCAAAGCTCGGGCAAAAGCTAAAACGCGTTCTTCCAGGGCCGGTCTTCAGTTTCCAGTTGGCCGTGTGCACCGCCTCCTCCGCAAAGGCAACTACTCCGAACGAGTCGGGGCCGGCGCTCCAGTGTACCTGGCAGCGGTGCTGGAATATCTGACGGCCGAAATCTTAGAGCTAGCTGGCAACGCGGCTCGCGACAACAAGAAGACCCGCATCATCCCGCGCCACCTGCAGCTAGCCATCCGCAACGACGAGGAGCTAAATAAGCTTCTAGGTCGCGTGACCATCGCGCAGGGCGGTGTCCTGCCCAACATCCAGGCCGTATTGCTGCCTAAGAAGACGGAGAGCCACCATAAGGCCAAGGGCAAGTGA